The uncultured Fibrobacter sp. genome includes a region encoding these proteins:
- a CDS encoding FISUMP domain-containing protein translates to MSKKNLAIFTLLVAGTFFTACSQFESGSESSASGRTISGKSQKGPFTKGTKVTLYGMDEKLQQTGAHFSTEIDNDRGEYSLKNIDLDDRYAWLNANGYFTSELSGFPSEQTISLNSLVDLRDLDHVNINVLTHLSFDRIRYLVKQGKTVGEAKKQAEKEVMAAFGFSEETEAFDQLDILNNTEGDAKLLAVSMIMLTGKDMGEVASTLAEISLDLEKDGTWDDTVLIRRTKDLVSMDYHDGVFDNAKVGLEPVYDYYTYDNDGRDTVARYVKEWVEVAEVPDFKKFLKQFASPWDSVWGHCNTQDEVRRTTHFEEKERVICRDGVWMGYDGERDEGDPPVDTTGKYGSFVDERDGMVYKTLDVELKNGDTATWMASLLEYDTKNGDDTVSRWGNNRGEMYSKGMTSYSPGIGRGYTICQIFGLSAGEKCEFNSSEVRLKKPINLNENVQGICPDGWHVPNNQEWDQMADAIKDDLEMLELMRYPQYPNPEQKAVYHTSFYSNYTIEPGDNPSDDSRDSFGVYVSSIRDIRLPILGLNDGDILLGLRCVKD, encoded by the coding sequence ATGTCTAAAAAAAACCTTGCCATTTTCACGTTACTTGTCGCAGGAACTTTTTTCACGGCGTGCAGCCAGTTTGAATCGGGTTCTGAAAGTTCGGCCTCTGGAAGAACTATTTCCGGGAAGTCGCAAAAGGGGCCTTTTACAAAAGGAACCAAAGTGACCCTTTATGGGATGGATGAAAAACTGCAGCAAACGGGGGCACATTTCTCCACGGAAATCGATAACGACCGCGGTGAATACTCCTTGAAAAACATTGATTTGGACGATCGTTATGCATGGCTCAATGCCAACGGCTACTTTACCAGCGAGTTGAGCGGTTTTCCTTCTGAACAAACGATTTCGTTGAATAGTCTTGTCGACTTGCGGGACCTAGACCATGTCAACATCAACGTTCTGACGCATCTGTCTTTTGACCGAATTCGCTATCTGGTCAAGCAGGGTAAAACTGTTGGCGAAGCGAAAAAACAAGCCGAAAAAGAAGTGATGGCCGCTTTTGGTTTTTCAGAGGAGACGGAAGCCTTTGATCAGCTCGATATTCTCAACAATACCGAAGGCGATGCTAAACTTTTGGCAGTCTCCATGATTATGCTTACGGGTAAAGATATGGGCGAAGTAGCAAGTACTTTGGCCGAGATTTCCCTGGATTTGGAAAAGGATGGAACCTGGGATGACACTGTCTTGATTCGCCGGACAAAAGACCTTGTGTCCATGGATTATCACGATGGCGTTTTTGACAATGCCAAAGTCGGGCTTGAACCCGTCTACGATTACTACACTTACGATAATGATGGCCGCGATACCGTTGCCAGGTATGTAAAAGAATGGGTTGAAGTCGCCGAAGTTCCCGATTTTAAAAAGTTTCTCAAGCAATTCGCTTCTCCTTGGGATTCTGTATGGGGGCACTGTAACACTCAAGACGAGGTCAGAAGAACGACCCATTTTGAAGAAAAGGAACGAGTTATTTGCCGTGACGGCGTATGGATGGGTTATGATGGAGAAAGAGACGAAGGGGACCCTCCTGTTGACACCACGGGAAAATATGGCTCTTTTGTCGATGAAAGAGATGGTATGGTTTACAAGACTTTAGATGTTGAATTAAAGAATGGCGATACGGCTACCTGGATGGCAAGCCTTTTGGAATACGACACTAAGAATGGTGATGATACTGTTTCTCGCTGGGGAAACAACCGAGGTGAAATGTATTCTAAAGGGATGACAAGTTATAGCCCTGGGATCGGTAGAGGGTATACGATTTGCCAGATTTTTGGGCTTTCCGCTGGAGAAAAGTGCGAGTTTAATAGCTCTGAGGTTCGTCTTAAAAAGCCGATAAACCTCAATGAGAATGTCCAAGGTATATGCCCTGACGGTTGGCACGTACCCAATAATCAGGAGTGGGACCAAATGGCTGACGCCATAAAGGATGATCTCGAAATGCTAGAACTGATGCGTTATCCCCAGTATCCCAATCCGGAACAGAAAGCTGTGTATCATACCTCTTTCTACAGTAATTATACTATTGAGCCTGGTGATAACCCGTCCGATGACTCTCGTGATAGCTTTGGAGTTTATGTATCGTCAATTCGAGATATAAGGTTGCCAATATTAGGTCTCAACGATGGGGATATACTTTTGGGTCTCCGTTGCGTGAAAGACTAG
- a CDS encoding TIGR02147 family protein has product MMKTVTEYKDYRQYILDYYSERKRSSAFTWREFARLAGFASGSYLKLVCDGKTRLREEGAKKTASAMGLLGFEYDYFVLMVRYESAKTDREKKKCFEEMQALSAAHHVKILGSDLYTFYETWKHSVVRELAVAMPGAKPHEIAKVCRPAISAADVSDSLRFLLKSGLLERDIKGNYHQTNRSLSTGRLNVVVVAIHSLLRQMGEFALEALDKLPISERHFSGITMGMTAESYEKVVVELTECRKRIVSIVSADKNVEKVCRLNMQLFPLTENLKTVTAGKGEEK; this is encoded by the coding sequence ATGATGAAAACGGTTACTGAATACAAAGATTATCGCCAGTATATTCTGGACTACTACAGCGAACGCAAGCGTAGTTCTGCATTTACTTGGCGCGAGTTTGCGAGGCTTGCGGGGTTTGCCTCGGGGTCGTACTTGAAGCTTGTTTGCGATGGTAAGACCCGGCTTCGTGAGGAAGGGGCGAAAAAGACGGCTTCTGCCATGGGTTTGCTGGGCTTCGAGTACGACTATTTTGTCTTGATGGTTCGCTACGAAAGTGCGAAAACGGATCGGGAAAAGAAAAAGTGCTTCGAAGAAATGCAGGCGCTGAGTGCAGCGCACCATGTCAAAATCCTCGGGAGCGACTTGTACACTTTCTACGAAACATGGAAACATTCCGTGGTGCGTGAACTTGCGGTTGCTATGCCGGGGGCGAAGCCGCATGAGATTGCCAAGGTTTGCAGGCCCGCGATTTCTGCTGCCGACGTGAGCGACAGCCTTCGCTTCCTTCTCAAGTCCGGCTTGCTGGAAAGGGATATCAAGGGCAATTACCACCAGACGAATCGTTCGCTAAGTACGGGCCGCCTGAACGTGGTGGTTGTGGCGATACATTCGCTGCTGCGCCAGATGGGCGAGTTTGCGCTTGAGGCACTTGACAAGTTGCCGATTTCGGAACGTCATTTTAGTGGAATTACCATGGGCATGACTGCCGAAAGCTACGAAAAGGTTGTCGTGGAACTCACGGAATGCCGCAAGCGCATCGTGTCGATTGTCTCGGCGGATAAAAACGTGGAAAAGGTTTGCCGTTTGAACATGCAACTTTTCCCGTTGACAGAAAATTTGAAAACAGTAACAGCGGGTAAAGGAGAAGAAAAATGA
- a CDS encoding sodium ion-translocating decarboxylase subunit beta: protein MSSLLQSVVEFASDTGFAYVTPSMVIMWVVSFVLMYLAIVKKYEPLLLLPISLGALAVNIPSAGFYDGGWSIEGMFTPTAGLYYYISQGIHLELFPPIIFLGVGAMTDFGPLIANPRTLLLGGGAQFGVFATMFCAVAFGGFTLGEAASIGIIGGADGPTSIFTANKLAKHLIGPIAVAAYTYMALVPLIQPPIMRLMTNDKERKIRMKALRKVSKAERIVFAVMVMIVCILVVPDASALIIMLMLGNIFKEAGVVERLVKTSSNELMNIVTIFLGTSVGLTMSADIFLKPQTLMIIAMGVVAFGFSTAAGLFLAKIMNWCSPKNPVNPLIGSAGVSAVPMAARVSQVEGAKYDPQNFLLMHAMGPNVAGVIGTAVCAGYMISRLS from the coding sequence ATGAGTTCACTCTTGCAATCGGTCGTCGAGTTCGCAAGCGATACCGGGTTCGCATACGTCACCCCTTCGATGGTGATTATGTGGGTCGTGAGTTTCGTCTTGATGTACTTGGCGATTGTCAAAAAGTATGAGCCGCTGCTGCTCTTGCCGATTTCGCTCGGCGCATTGGCGGTGAACATCCCGAGTGCGGGATTCTACGATGGCGGCTGGAGCATCGAAGGTATGTTTACCCCGACGGCCGGCCTCTATTACTACATCAGCCAGGGTATCCACCTGGAACTCTTCCCGCCCATCATCTTCTTGGGCGTGGGTGCCATGACGGACTTCGGACCGCTTATCGCTAACCCGCGTACACTGCTCCTCGGCGGTGGCGCTCAGTTCGGCGTGTTCGCGACCATGTTCTGCGCTGTGGCTTTCGGTGGCTTTACTCTCGGTGAAGCGGCCTCCATCGGTATCATTGGTGGTGCCGACGGTCCGACCTCCATCTTCACTGCAAACAAACTTGCCAAGCACTTGATTGGCCCCATCGCGGTCGCGGCCTACACTTACATGGCCCTCGTTCCGCTGATCCAGCCGCCTATCATGCGCCTCATGACCAACGACAAGGAACGCAAGATCCGCATGAAGGCTCTCCGCAAGGTGTCGAAGGCCGAACGCATCGTGTTTGCCGTGATGGTGATGATCGTGTGCATCCTCGTGGTGCCCGATGCTTCTGCTCTTATCATCATGCTCATGCTCGGTAACATCTTCAAGGAAGCCGGTGTCGTGGAACGTCTCGTGAAGACCTCTTCCAACGAACTCATGAACATCGTGACCATCTTCCTCGGCACGTCCGTAGGCCTCACGATGTCTGCCGACATCTTCCTCAAACCGCAGACCCTCATGATTATCGCCATGGGCGTTGTCGCCTTCGGTTTCTCGACCGCAGCCGGCCTCTTCCTTGCGAAGATCATGAACTGGTGCTCTCCGAAGAACCCCGTGAACCCGCTCATCGGTTCTGCTGGCGTGTCCGCCGTGCCGATGGCCGCACGTGTTTCGCAGGTGGAAGGTGCCAAGTATGACCCGCAGAACTTCTTGCTGATGCACGCCATGGGCCCGAACGTGGCTGGCGTGATTGGTACCGCAGTCTGCGCCGGTTACATGATTTCCAGACTCTCGTAG
- a CDS encoding biotin/lipoyl-containing protein, whose amino-acid sequence MKKTVRISFEGKTYDVEVEVLDSAVAAAPAAPVAAPAAAPAAAPAVAGGIEVKSPLAGSVFKLKVKVGDKVEANQEVAIIEALKMENPVVAPCAGSVTSISVKETDTVVDGQTMMTIA is encoded by the coding sequence ATGAAGAAAACAGTCCGTATCAGTTTCGAAGGCAAGACCTACGACGTCGAAGTAGAAGTTCTTGATTCTGCCGTTGCCGCAGCTCCTGCTGCTCCGGTTGCCGCCCCCGCTGCCGCTCCTGCCGCAGCTCCTGCTGTTGCTGGTGGTATCGAAGTCAAGAGCCCGCTCGCTGGCTCCGTGTTCAAACTGAAGGTCAAGGTTGGCGACAAGGTCGAAGCCAACCAGGAAGTGGCTATCATCGAAGCCCTCAAGATGGAAAACCCGGTGGTCGCTCCGTGCGCAGGTTCCGTTACCTCCATCTCCGTCAAGGAAACCGACACCGTCGTTGACGGTCAGACCATGATGACCATCGCCTAA
- a CDS encoding OadG family transporter subunit translates to MNETQNNAPESQEVAPAAVQEADVQQPALVAPQPEAKVKGKFDEQLGLMLPSDAAQVQAQLSMPGMDDSMVYKIVETHSGNHSVLYKTYEQAVLARDVRDSIENAAGHKVLPIAKAKLGSTYCKGQYSTEQGCKGDSDTFGIGSLVEFQATGLIVVMCVIIGLTVLCYLMNFIMAKLGLNKDKAPAPAVKAAPAPAAVAPVTIGPAHCDWDPNAKSVHPGFTNKQLQAFLGIAAVAALEEHPGMSNEQFLALVTAAATQAIGQPCRVTAYRNINSPAWTIVK, encoded by the coding sequence ATGAACGAAACACAGAACAATGCACCCGAATCCCAGGAAGTGGCTCCCGCCGCAGTCCAGGAAGCGGACGTGCAGCAGCCGGCTCTCGTTGCTCCGCAACCTGAAGCAAAGGTGAAGGGCAAGTTCGACGAACAGCTCGGGCTCATGCTCCCCTCCGATGCCGCCCAGGTCCAGGCGCAGCTTTCCATGCCGGGCATGGATGATTCGATGGTTTACAAGATTGTGGAAACCCACAGCGGTAACCATTCGGTCCTTTACAAGACATACGAACAGGCTGTCCTTGCCCGCGATGTTCGCGATTCTATCGAGAACGCCGCTGGCCACAAGGTGCTCCCCATCGCGAAGGCGAAACTCGGGTCCACCTACTGCAAGGGCCAGTATTCCACCGAACAGGGCTGCAAGGGCGACTCTGACACGTTCGGCATCGGCTCCCTGGTTGAATTCCAGGCGACCGGCCTTATCGTGGTGATGTGCGTCATCATTGGCCTCACGGTGCTCTGTTACCTCATGAACTTCATCATGGCGAAGCTCGGCCTCAACAAGGACAAGGCTCCTGCCCCCGCGGTCAAGGCTGCTCCGGCACCTGCCGCTGTCGCGCCCGTGACTATCGGCCCCGCCCACTGTGACTGGGATCCGAACGCGAAGAGCGTACACCCGGGCTTCACCAACAAGCAGCTCCAGGCCTTCCTCGGCATTGCCGCCGTCGCCGCCCTGGAAGAACACCCCGGCATGAGCAACGAACAGTTCCTTGCCCTGGTGACCGCCGCTGCGACCCAGGCCATTGGTCAGCCCTGCCGCGTGACCGCCTACAGAAACATTAACTCCCCTGCTTGGACGATTGTCAAGTAA
- a CDS encoding histidine phosphatase family protein: MKSKILNALLSASFALVFTACEDTAISLEGENELSADSVLVRDSINWIDSVNYIDSVRITDSVNIIDSIRYEKVTRFLDSLRITDSLRIRDSLNIIDSVRYKDVVRYVDSLRVTDSLNIIDSVRYKDAVRFVDSLRITDSLNIIDSIRYKDVTRFLDSLRITDSLNIIDSIRIVDSLHVIDSVHIIDSLHVIDSVHIVDSLHVIDSVHIVDSLHVVDSIHIIDSLNVIDSVHIVDSIRITDSIHVIDSIRIKDSLNVIDSIRIRDSLNVIDSIRIRDSLNIIDSLYIRDSLNLIDSILYKDSTRVVDSIVFHGPEEYLGVCGRANAGEVKTVTINGENRYYVCDKSTLFWRIAAGHDLDSYFVTQSAVTHFTPFDSIVNGLAEGEKVVIMVRHAERGSDYSRTGPLTDNGKLQSYELGAKLKSGAEIYYAGSQFIRTHQTCNNIAKGHGDADTLADTLSVLNDGWFIKNQNAYNSAQWQAGGAFAFLSRWAYEGGYTNAFYDLAERSSELIEDHLIPALEKSGKSIGVFVSHDVMLLPLIAYVSDGNIDLKYYESTKNRWVNYLAGFAVVIKPDGTKVFYAVKGLDSGTM, translated from the coding sequence ATGAAATCAAAAATCCTTAATGCCTTGTTGAGCGCTTCGTTCGCTCTTGTTTTTACTGCTTGCGAGGACACGGCAATTAGCCTGGAAGGTGAAAATGAGCTTTCGGCTGATTCGGTTCTTGTCCGTGATAGCATAAACTGGATTGACAGCGTAAATTATATAGATAGCGTTCGAATTACCGATAGCGTGAATATTATCGATAGCATCCGCTACGAGAAGGTGACTCGCTTTTTGGACAGCTTGCGCATTACGGATAGCTTGCGTATTCGGGACAGCCTGAACATCATCGACAGCGTTCGTTACAAGGATGTCGTCCGCTACGTCGATAGCCTGCGTGTTACGGACAGCTTGAATATCATCGACAGTGTCCGCTATAAGGATGCTGTTCGGTTTGTCGATAGCTTGCGCATCACGGACAGCTTGAATATCATCGACAGCATTCGTTATAAGGATGTTACGCGATTCCTTGACAGTTTGCGCATTACCGACAGCCTGAATATCATCGATAGCATCCGTATCGTTGATAGCCTGCATGTCATTGACAGCGTCCACATCATTGACAGCCTGCATGTCATTGACAGCGTCCACATCGTTGACAGCTTGCATGTCATTGACAGCGTCCACATCGTTGACAGTTTGCATGTCGTTGATAGCATCCATATCATTGACAGCCTGAATGTAATTGACAGTGTTCATATTGTAGATAGCATTCGTATTACAGATAGCATACATGTTATAGACAGCATCCGTATAAAGGATAGCTTGAACGTGATTGACAGTATCCGTATTCGTGACAGCTTGAACGTAATCGACAGCATCCGTATTCGGGATAGCCTGAATATCATCGACAGCCTCTACATTCGGGATAGCCTGAATTTGATAGACAGCATTCTTTACAAAGACAGTACCCGTGTCGTGGACAGCATCGTTTTCCATGGCCCGGAGGAATACTTGGGCGTGTGCGGCCGAGCCAATGCAGGCGAGGTTAAGACTGTCACCATCAACGGCGAAAATCGTTATTACGTTTGCGACAAGAGTACGCTCTTCTGGCGCATTGCCGCCGGGCATGACCTGGACAGCTATTTTGTGACCCAATCCGCGGTTACGCATTTCACTCCGTTCGACTCGATCGTTAATGGGCTTGCCGAAGGTGAAAAGGTGGTGATAATGGTGCGCCATGCCGAACGGGGTTCCGATTATTCCAGGACGGGCCCGCTTACGGATAATGGAAAGCTCCAGTCGTATGAACTTGGTGCTAAATTGAAGAGTGGCGCGGAAATCTATTATGCGGGTTCGCAATTCATCCGTACCCATCAGACGTGCAACAACATTGCCAAGGGTCACGGCGATGCCGATACGCTGGCTGATACTTTGTCTGTGTTGAATGACGGCTGGTTCATAAAGAACCAGAATGCCTACAATTCAGCCCAGTGGCAGGCGGGGGGCGCCTTTGCGTTTCTCTCCAGATGGGCGTACGAGGGAGGATATACCAATGCATTCTACGATTTGGCCGAAAGGAGCTCTGAATTGATCGAAGATCATCTCATTCCTGCATTGGAAAAATCCGGAAAGTCGATAGGAGTGTTCGTCTCGCACGATGTGATGCTCCTGCCTTTGATTGCGTATGTCTCCGATGGAAATATCGATTTGAAGTATTACGAGTCTACGAAAAATCGCTGGGTGAACTATCTTGCGGGTTTTGCCGTCGTTATCAAGCCGGATGGAACCAAGGTGTTCTATGCAGTCAAGGGGCTTGATTCGGGTACGATGTAG